The following are from one region of the Colius striatus isolate bColStr4 chromosome Z, bColStr4.1.hap1, whole genome shotgun sequence genome:
- the DDX4 gene encoding probable ATP-dependent RNA helicase DDX4 codes for MSDFSPSVCLFGAAEKWNRSQRMQDSLEGYSRTRGIKGEPRGGTQSDAFLGDAGPKVTYVPPPPPDDEQAIFARYRTGINFDKYDENSVDVSGLDPPAPLLTFEEANFCPTLNSNIARAGYYKLTPVQKYSIPIVLAERDLMACAQTGSGKTAAFLVPIVAHMMRNGVTTTSFKDQQEPECIIVAPTRELINQIFLEARKFVYGTCIRPVVIYGGTQTAHSIHQVMKGCNILCATPGRLLDIIGKKKIGLHNIKHLVLDEADRMLDMGFGLDMKKLISNPDMPSRDNRQTLMFSATFPEEVQRMACDFLKPNYLFVVVGHVGGACSDIEQSVLQVSQYSKRDKLVEVLQSIGNERTMVFVDKKKKADFIAALLCQEKIPATSIHGDREQREREMALQDFRSGKCPVLVATSVAARGLDIENVQHVINFDLPSTIEEYVHRIGRTGRCGNIGRAICFFDCSSDAHLAQSLVKVLSDAQQEVPVWLEEISFGGVQGETSFMSVNNKKKYRGQGNMNPGRMNLSYSTNALEPESWD; via the exons GTATTAAAGGTGAACCACGAGGTGGAACTCAGTCTGATGCTTTTCTTGGAGATGCAG GTCCAAAGGTGACTTATGTGCCCCCTCCTCCACCGGATGATGAACAAGCAATCTTTGCACGATACCGAACAGGAATTAATTTTGACAAATAtgatgaaaacagtgttgacGTTTCAGGACTTGACCCTCCAGCACCTTTACTG ACTTTTGAAGAGGCTAATTTCTGTCCAACTTTAAATAGCAACATTGCTAGAGCTGGATACTACAAACTTACTCCAGTGCAAAAGTACAGTATTCCTATTGTACTGGCAGAACGGGATTTGATGGCATGTGCCCAGACAGGGTCAGGGAAAACG GCAGCTTTTCTTGTACCAATTGTGGCCCACATGATGAGAAATGGTGTGACTACCACTAGCTTCAAAGATCAGCAGGAACCGGAATGTATTATTGTTGCCCCCACTAGAGAACTGATAAATCAAATCTTCCTTGAGGCAAGGAAGTTTGTGTATGG AACTTGTATAAGGCCTGTTGTGATCTATGGAGGTACACAGACAGCCCATTCAATTCATCAGGTAATGAAAGGCTGTAATATACTGTGTGCCACACCAGGAAGGCTTCTAGACATCATTGGAAAAAAGAAG attgGTTTGCATAATATAAAACATTTGGTGCTAGATGAAGCAGACCGTATGCTTGATATGGGCTTTGGGTTAGATATGAAGAAGCTGATTTCTAACCCAGACATGCCATCAAGAGACAATCGTCAGACACTAATGTTCAGTGCCACTTTTCCTGAAGAAGTTCAGAG gaTGGCTTGTGACTTTTTGAAAccaaattatttatttgttgttgttggacATGTGGGCGGAGCTTGCAGTGATATTGAACAAAGTGTCCTTCAGGTTTCTCAGTATTCGAAGAGGGATAAACTGGTAGAAGTTCTACAGAGCATAG GTAATGAACGGACCATGGTGTTTgtggacaaaaagaaaaaagcagactTCATTGCAGCCTTGCTTTGTCAAGAAAAAATACCAGCCACAAGCATCCATGg AGATagagaacagagagaaagagaaatggcTCTTCAGGATTTTCGTTCTGGAAAATGTCCTGTTCTCGTGGCGACTTCAGTGGCTGCAAGAGGTCTGGATATAGAGAATGTTCAACATGTTATTAATTTCGATCTTCCTTCCACCATTGAAGAGTATGTACACCGAATTGGACGGACTGGTCGTTGTGGAAATATAGGCAGAGCAATTTGCTTCTTTGATTGCAGTTCAGATGCCCATCTTGCACAGTCTTTAGTTAAAGTGCTTTCAGAT GCGCAGCAGGAAGTTCCTGTTTGGTTGGAAGAAATTTCTTTTGGTGGTGTACAAGGAGAAACAAGCTTTATGTCAGTTAACAACAAAAAG AAATACAGAGGTCAAGGCAACATGAATCCAGGAAGGATGAACCTGTCATATTCTACAAATGCCTTGGAGCCTGAGTCATGGGATTAA